The following is a genomic window from Colletotrichum lupini chromosome 5, complete sequence.
tagaaattcgggtacttattagttacgaggctatataatttcttaaagtaattaggtaataataatattaaaataggggcgctagagtaattaataaaagtatattattaatattaaataaatacgtaaagcttatataaatttaaatttaaattatataataagcttaactttaactaagaaatcgttattaatatcttttacttaaatagtcggccggtctaatatataatcgacgtagctatatctttttaaataaggtaattcttttaggatttataaataaaaatattataagtagccctataaagaggatagatcgatatatactaaggattactaaatagtattagaactaacgctagtattagttttaaattagtagaatttaaagaaaatgcgacggtttataatatataactaaaaatcgtacttattaaagcgtattataatattaaaaaggtaaaaagagtatactaataattaaaaagggtatttagaattataaaaaaagaaaatttagattttattaataacgaatatttttaaatagtacttaaatactataacgatattataaggcctaacgggcttatactaacgctattaatatttagaatatatttaaaaacgactttagccttattattattactaaacgtaaattaacgagcttaagtaattaaaaaagcgatataagtattatataaaataagtataaaaaagtaaattaacgaggtaattactatatataataagcctaatataagagttaatttagatatattactaaatttagatatataaatataatacgaagttacttaataataagctaggctatataaattaacttttattaacgagcgctcttatatagttataaaggatcgtaactagcccctcgaagtattaattatagtaattagactatattatataaattttaataaagtaatttttaatttataaaaagaaaaagagctaggggaaactatataacttataataaaagcttaagaaattacttttaacgagatcgttataatagtattaataaataacgaggaaaaggaaattattaaaagggtattaatattactaacgagacgttataaaagactataataataagccctaatataataatttattattaataataaggtaattaatactttttatataataataaaaaaagccgattttaaattaataattaaattatataaaaaaagcgtaattataattattaaaaagctatataagggattagattttattaaaataaatactctttataattaaagggtttattaatttatcctctataacttaaagaaatatacgaacctttatatatttaaattacgaatagttcgtaagatttaaaaaaaaagaataccctagctatagaagaagtctaaatacgtaatttaggagtacggtaacgttaaaaaagtaatgctatttatataatcgcttattatatagcgctataactaacgattaataataatattaataatattattataaaaaaagggatataagatttagaactataatattacctaagcctatacttaatcggctatagggcttataaaaagaatcctagcctatttactaaaagaaatagttagtaagtacttagaaagtataattattaaaatacttaagctattatataagctcgtaaaatcgggtacttattaataagctacttattataatttttatattaattaattattaatagttatatttacgtataacttatacttattagtttttaaatataaaagtaattaatttaggattattagaatatagactaacgatatattaagtctatttaatattaattttataaaaaaaaagaataaggagctttaaaaagcgggctttatagcgaagctaaaagaggtctttataataaatacccccttaatatttaataataggattcttattattaaaaaagaaactattattttttaatacaaagggtaaaataagaagattaacctcgttaatccgaacgtaactaatattaaaaagtaatataaaactaagtttatataaaaagtatatattataagtatttattaacctaaggtaatttttaattatattaaagtaatataagctatagatttaactaaacgagacgttaaagtacttaataagtagcttaagtagtaataaacaaatcttaatcgaggcctCGTTTACTATCTAATcgatcttataattaataagctttatatttttattaataagttatttataaataataacgaccttatttcgtaattagggtatattattatcttaattaataagaatataaataagagcgaatttattatatataataatatattttattactcgttaattaaaaataaataaataataagaagtatattaatattagaggtctataatatagttaatagcgttaacttctcttatataattttaataatactaaaaaagattaataattaacttagctttttatttattttaatggttatttatacccatttttatttattatataagtacctcgttaaattagggataataaaaaaaaaggcttataattaatattatagcccttaagtaactatataaaaagcgcgaaatacttaagatttattaaattaataataataataaccttattaacgcttttataaaagtagtacttaataaggggttaaaataattcgtaagtagtaaaacagttaatatataaataaaaagataggttatataaaaaaaataaaaaaaagagggaaaaggaaacgacttagtaaacgggcctaaagttgaattatatttctaattataataattaaattaataaaaaaaagaaaaagttaatattaaattaaaagtctaatttaaccgtaatatatagctaactacgtaggggctaattaagggccctatttataattatcataactagcctaacctacggttaaaacctcttttttatacttattacgtagatatttatatagtttaattaatctttttattaaaatacggttcgaactaactaccctataatagggatactaataaccCCTGAGCTTTACTTATGAGGTAACTAGCTTTCGTCCTCTAATACTCCTCGTTCTAGTCTCGAGTTCCTTAACTATTGTTGTTTTAGAAAGGTCTCTGCTGCCTCCTATGATCTTTGTCGATCGTGGCCCCAACGTTTAGTTAGTGATCTGTGAAAGTGTCTAGATATCTTTAACCGGCTACTACCTCAGAAACGTGGCCCCGTGGAAGCATTTAATGAGGGCAATATGAGCCAAAGCGAAGCTTCAGCATGTTGAatgtatccttattactcaACCGATCCTGGAGCAAAGGCGTATGCGCTATGTCGACGATTTCAGGGACCATTTTAATTGTTTCCATATCAAACGGGGAGGAACTGATATGACAAACAGTGGTGGAAATTTGAACGAACTTCAGACCTTCCTCTATAACATGGCGCTGTGGTTAGTGGTACTGTATGGCCATCTTTCCGGGTCTCGTGATGTCAAACTCTTATTCTTGTCTCAGAAGACTTGCGCCAGATTTGTTCTTCACAAAACCCTGCTACCCCCGTATCTTATATAAGTCGTTACAAAGAAGTCATAAATAACTTCATTCAACACACAGGGTCTTACCGGCAATAAGTCAATTTGTTGAAGCCATATTCTATCTCACCGTTATCGCCTTGAAATTATCAACCAGAACCTATCACCTGGGTATTATACGTGCTAGCAAACCTTTGAAAGGCAACATCAATGTTCATGTTTAATCCGGTTGTGTTTTTGGATAGCTTCATTTGGGCAGTGATGAAAGAAATTGCATTCCAATAGGTTCAAGGCCTTGCACTGCAGCAGATTTCGCGCTTAAGCATGGTAAGCATGCTTACATTCCAGGTACCGCCGCCTCCCGGCAAAAATATGACTGTAGGCTTAGAAACCTTGAGTGATGAGGCTCAACTTTTGTCCTCGCTCCCACGCTTTCCGGATCAAAGAAGCATCCGGTAATTACCTCTTCAGCCCGGAGTTCTTACCGACCGTGCACGCCACTCGGCACATATTCAGTTGTCCGCTAACCTCCATATGCCGCGCCATAATCCTTGACAATCTCCTGGCAATAGGAATCAAACTGAACATTCCACTCCTGAATGCGCTGGCCCTTAGTTCCTTTTCCTATTTCACCCAGGTCGATATCCAACGCCCATTGCTTGTCATCTTGGTCTTCAAAATTGGACCACCGCAGGCTGTTTTGCGCAAGGGCGCCCTGTCATAATGTGTTAACAACGGAAAAGCACCAAAGCTTGTAAAAGGAATCCTACCAGTCCAGCGAGGCCAACGTTATCAAACCCTTGAATGACCTGATAGAAGTCGTAGCTCAGCCCGGCGGCGTCCTGTCCCAGCATTGCAGGATCATCGTTGCTGATAGCCGTCGTGACGCCGTGCGCAATCATAGCTGGCAAGGGATGATGCAGAATATCCGTAGCCAGCTGAAGTACCTCATTGGAGATGGGACACACCTCAACCATGATGTTATTCTTCTTCACAGCATGGATCAACTCGGGATGCTTGTAGAGCGAGAATCCGTGGCCGATCCTTCGTGTCCCCAGAAGAACAGCGTCGAACAGATTGAGATCGGTCGAATTACCATCGCCGAGTGTCTCCCCTGCgtggaagaagaagggcatGGTGAGATTTTTCTCTTTCGCCTCCTGCTGAAACCACAATAGCTCCGGCGCAAGATCGAGCAGCGTACGGCCCAGGTCTTCCTGGGAGACTAAATCGTATCCGCTGAATAGCTCTGAAAAGTGGCCCTTCAGCTCCAATGCACTTTTCATGCCTACACAACAGTCATTAGCCTCTGTAATCATTGTGTGTAATATTGCGTCTATGTAGAGGTTTGACTCACTTGCTAGGATCTGATCCGTCGGCTTAGATCGCTGGTCTGCCCAGATAACCCGAGCACCGTAAAAGGGAGCTAGAGTAGCGTCGGTTTGTAAGGTATCGTTATGCTGACCCTTGAAGTAGGCAAGCTCTTCCTCCATGAGACCCCACCATTTCTTACCGTCACTGTCATCCGATGCTGATGCCCCAGTCTCTACCAGCTTGCCCGCCGCGCCTCCAGAACGGATCTCAACCCAGCTGATCCTATCTCTCGCGAGTTCGTCAAAGAGATTCCTCCAGAAACTTCGTACAACGGGCTCGTAGATCAGCATAGTCCCTGCTGTGCCAAACAAGGGCTGGAAGCGACGCCAAATCTCATCGACTCCTAATTCGTGCTGTATCGCCACGTCGGGAGCAAGCACCAACTTGCTCATGATGAAATCGCGGAACGCAGGCTCTCCCCCGGGAAACTGCTCGATGGCAGTTGCGACAGTCACAACCTGGCCTGTGTAGTTTGCGGAGGCGATGTCGGCCCACTGGCTGACGGTGGCAGAGTTTGGCGGTAAGAATGCAGGCTGAGATGCAATGCGCCCTTCCGCGGTGCCAATAGTCTTTGTGGTCTTGAATAGCATCCCTTCCACGGAGATGACGGAAGAAAGCAAAGTGTTGTAAGGGAGCATGGCTGAGAGATGCGCATGAAGTAAAGCGCCTTTCGGCATACGTTGGACGACTTTCCACAAGGTCGTGTTTGCGATCTTTGGGCGGGCCAAGGCGAACATCTCGCCAGCAAAGCTTCCGTTGTTCAGATTCCAAACTGTCTTCATCTCCTTCTGTCGAATATTCTGAACGATCCTATCTGCGTGGGCGCAATCCGCAGACAGACTCTCTCTAAATTTGGCGTCTGTTTCGCATCGATTAGTTAAAGATTCGTTGGCAGGCACCAGCCTTGAGACATACCTTGTCGCTCTGTCTTCTCTAACGCAATCATGAGATCCCTCGCCCGGTTGTGCTGGTCTATGATGAAGCCTGTCTTTTGGAATTGAGCTCTTTCCTGGAGCTCATCTCTCTCGAGAAGGGGATGAGACGCCGCCAGGGCAGAAAGGAGAAAAGTCGTGAGGAACTTTGAGAGGTTCATGATGGACTAAAGATCCCGAGGTAAGGTAGTCCTAGTGCTGCCTGCCCGAGATGCGATTGACAATGATGCGAAAATCCCATTAGCGGTCCCTTTCAGGCTGTCTTGCAAGCTGTTTTATAGATCTCCATTTTACTCCGAGACGTGAGTCTTGAGACAGTTCATGATCTCCCGGACTGCACACGGAATGACCCAGAGTCAACGGAAGCACCGTGTCACGGGCCGACCCCTCCGTTTCTTTAGAATCATGCCATTTCCTGTAGCTCGCCTGCTTAGTGCAACTTCAATCTCCAGAGTCCGAACCGTCATGCAGAGGGCCGTTCATTTGGTGCAGTGCTCCTTTGCAGCAATTTCCTTCCGTAGGCCCATCGCATTCTGCCATACAGAGTCTCATCCGCTCGATGCTTATTTCAGCTGTGTCACTGATTCAAAGTCCGACTGAGACACTGCCGAAATTTGACAAGTCTCAGTCACTAGGTCGTTTTTCGACCAACAATATTTCAAGCCTCGTTCATTCTGCGGGAAAATCGAGACGCTTTCGTTGGGGGCTTGCGATTATCGAGCTGAGACTCCCGCCTCGGCCACGCGTTATCGCGGCAAGGCACGCAGCTTGGTGTTTAGTGGATGTTCTAGGAAAGAGAAACCACAAGTTGCTGGCGTTGTAGGCATTCTCCAGACCAAACGCTGTCTTGCACTTGCTCTACTTAATTGAGACTTCCGACTCAGTATTTTTCTCGTTCTTGTTCTTCTGGAGTGCTCAGTGTCCAGCTTAGCGGCGATTCGTCCCGGTTCGTAGCGGAGCCGCTCTGAGCCGTCTTCCTAGTCTTAATGCCAGGCAGTGCAGCAAGTTCATGACATTAGGGTTGAAACTAACATATGTCCCAAAGTGCCTAAAAATTCAACACGTGGATATCTTATTTGAACCAGACGGTATTGGTCAGACACTAGACCCGCCAAGTTTCGGATCCGGCGCGTCTTCGATGATAATCGCTGGAAGCCTCC
Proteins encoded in this region:
- a CDS encoding adenosine/AMP deaminase, with translation MNLSKFLTTFLLSALAASHPLLERDELQERAQFQKTGFIIDQHNRARDLMIALEKTERQDAKFRESLSADCAHADRIVQNIRQKEMKTVWNLNNGSFAGEMFALARPKIANTTLWKVVQRMPKGALLHAHLSAMLPYNTLLSSVISVEGMLFKTTKTIGTAEGRIASQPAFLPPNSATVSQWADIASANYTGQVVTVATAIEQFPGGEPAFRDFIMSKLVLAPDVAIQHELGVDEIWRRFQPLFGTAGTMLIYEPVVRSFWRNLFDELARDRISWVEIRSGGAAGKLVETGASASDDSDGKKWWGLMEEELAYFKGQHNDTLQTDATLAPFYGARVIWADQRSKPTDQILASMKSALELKGHFSELFSGYDLVSQEDLGRTLLDLAPELLWFQQEAKEKNLTMPFFFHAGETLGDGNSTDLNLFDAVLLGTRRIGHGFSLYKHPELIHAVKKNNIMVEVCPISNEVLQLATDILHHPLPAMIAHGVTTAISNDDPAMLGQDAAGLSYDFYQVIQGFDNVGLAGLGALAQNSLRWSNFEDQDDKQWALDIDLGEIGKGTKGQRIQEWNVQFDSYCQEIVKDYGAAYGASSLKVSKPTVIFLPGGGGTWNVSMLTMLKREICCSARP